A window from uncultured Desulfobacter sp. encodes these proteins:
- a CDS encoding ATP-binding protein: MRKTTLDDIIGLKYTKLGFFPEAKHKMTQLKAANIRLERKSQKLQAILDGISDVMVILSLNYTIITVNRLFSEVFECDRPERKTCYELFMNRTSPCPDCPVKESLENGQVCRKTRIYLIKDKKRQFEVSVSPMTDIHGKIFRFILLMRDVTREKEYQESYYYSTKMATVGLLAAGVAHEINNPLTSIYGFSEGLKRRLPRLKSSLENSPGTEDLVADFEEYIDTIITECNRCRDIVKNLLTFSPRKRIDFSRVDLNDMVTDVIKLLHFRLRQEAGVTIEMDLPSDIPKINGNAPEIKQVLLNIVCNAIDAVEGKGRLNIYVKVRKKWLVLSVADNGYGISDEDMKRLFDPFFTTKPPGKGTGIGLSTCYNIIQQHQGKILVESEPDKGSVFHICFPLEDKDTDE; encoded by the coding sequence ATGAGAAAAACGACCCTTGATGACATTATCGGCCTGAAGTATACCAAACTGGGGTTTTTCCCAGAAGCCAAGCACAAAATGACCCAGCTTAAGGCCGCCAACATTAGGCTTGAACGTAAAAGTCAAAAACTTCAGGCCATTTTAGACGGCATTTCCGATGTCATGGTCATCCTGTCCCTGAATTACACGATCATTACGGTAAACCGACTTTTCTCAGAGGTGTTTGAGTGTGACCGGCCCGAAAGAAAGACCTGCTATGAACTTTTCATGAATCGAACCTCACCCTGCCCGGACTGCCCGGTGAAAGAGTCTCTGGAAAACGGTCAGGTCTGTCGCAAAACCCGAATTTATCTGATCAAGGATAAAAAACGGCAGTTTGAAGTTTCAGTCTCCCCCATGACGGACATCCATGGAAAAATATTTAGATTTATTCTTCTCATGCGCGATGTGACCCGGGAAAAAGAGTATCAGGAAAGTTATTATTATTCCACGAAAATGGCCACCGTAGGGTTGCTTGCAGCCGGCGTGGCCCACGAGATCAACAACCCGCTAACATCCATCTACGGATTTTCAGAAGGTCTGAAACGGCGTCTGCCCAGACTCAAGTCAAGCCTTGAAAACAGTCCCGGGACAGAAGACCTCGTCGCCGATTTTGAGGAATATATCGATACGATCATCACCGAGTGCAACCGGTGCCGGGATATCGTAAAAAACCTGTTGACCTTCAGCCCGAGAAAACGCATTGATTTTTCCCGGGTGGACCTCAATGATATGGTCACCGATGTGATCAAACTGCTCCATTTCCGCCTCAGACAGGAGGCCGGGGTGACCATCGAGATGGACCTGCCTTCCGACATACCCAAAATCAACGGCAATGCCCCGGAGATCAAACAGGTGCTGCTCAACATTGTATGCAATGCCATTGATGCGGTTGAAGGCAAGGGGCGCCTGAACATCTATGTCAAGGTCAGAAAAAAGTGGCTCGTGCTCTCTGTGGCGGACAACGGATATGGTATTTCCGATGAAGATATGAAACGGCTGTTTGACCCATTTTTTACCACCAAACCGCCCGGGAAGGGAACCGGCATCGGCCTGTCCACCTGCTATAACATTATCCAGCAACACCAGGGAAAAATATTAGTTGAAAGTGAGCCCGACAAGGGAAGCGTGTTCCATATCTGCTTTCCCCTGGAGGATAAAGATACAGATGAATAA
- a CDS encoding sigma-54 dependent transcriptional regulator, producing the protein MNKSEDQINVLVVDDEKHIRRLLEKELSTPRRRITTAGNAQAALSAVQKTRFDVIILDIMLPDGNGIELMARFQEEILAVQIILITGYADVDDAVMSMKAGACDYITKPFDLDRLEQVVETAFQRGLGYKRELIRHQGSQATDASFEDHMIGHSKAMDEIRFLIRKAAPTNVPILITGESGTGKNVIARQLHAQSQRSHIPMLTKNCATLQEELMRSELFGYCKGAFTGAEASREGLLSMADKGTLFLDEIGDLSVGVQASLLRVMENQTFRPVGDKNETRVNIRFIFATNRELKKAVAEGEFNQALFHRLNVFTINTLPLRKRKEEIPVLVEHFIGKLKPNCKISKNAMNLLMAYDWPGNVRELHNVIERGIILSDNMVITERCLPLELLDTSNRDDDGEDAPLFASLKDVEKKHILAVMDHVDNNRSKAAELLGISRKTLYRKLADIPE; encoded by the coding sequence ATGAATAAATCCGAAGACCAAATTAATGTGCTTGTGGTGGATGATGAAAAACACATCCGCAGACTGCTGGAAAAGGAACTGTCTACGCCCCGGCGCCGGATTACAACGGCCGGTAATGCCCAGGCGGCTCTCAGCGCCGTTCAAAAGACCCGGTTTGACGTCATTATTCTGGATATCATGCTGCCCGACGGCAACGGCATTGAATTGATGGCCCGTTTCCAGGAAGAGATCCTGGCCGTCCAGATCATTTTGATCACCGGTTACGCCGATGTGGATGATGCGGTAATGTCCATGAAGGCCGGTGCCTGCGACTATATCACCAAGCCCTTTGACCTGGACCGGCTGGAACAGGTGGTTGAAACGGCATTTCAAAGGGGCTTGGGCTATAAAAGAGAACTGATACGCCACCAGGGATCCCAGGCCACGGACGCAAGTTTTGAAGACCACATGATCGGGCATTCCAAGGCCATGGATGAAATCCGTTTTCTGATCCGCAAGGCGGCCCCCACAAATGTTCCGATTCTGATCACAGGGGAGAGCGGCACCGGGAAAAATGTCATTGCAAGACAACTTCACGCCCAGAGCCAGAGAAGCCATATTCCCATGCTCACCAAAAATTGTGCAACCCTCCAGGAAGAGTTGATGCGAAGCGAACTTTTCGGCTATTGCAAAGGCGCTTTTACCGGGGCGGAAGCCTCCAGGGAAGGCCTGCTGAGCATGGCCGATAAAGGAACCCTTTTCCTGGACGAAATCGGGGATCTTTCCGTGGGGGTCCAGGCCTCCCTGTTAAGGGTCATGGAAAACCAGACCTTCCGTCCTGTGGGAGACAAAAATGAAACCCGGGTTAATATCCGGTTTATCTTTGCCACCAACCGGGAACTTAAAAAAGCGGTTGCCGAAGGAGAATTCAACCAGGCGCTGTTTCACCGGCTTAACGTATTTACCATCAACACCCTGCCCCTGCGCAAGCGCAAGGAAGAGATCCCCGTGCTGGTGGAGCATTTTATAGGAAAACTGAAACCCAACTGCAAAATCTCAAAAAATGCCATGAACCTGCTTATGGCCTATGACTGGCCGGGCAATGTCAGGGAACTGCACAATGTCATTGAGCGCGGGATTATTCTTTCGGACAACATGGTGATCACAGAGCGCTGCCTGCCCCTTGAGCTGTTGGACACCTCAAACCGGGACGATGATGGTGAAGATGCACCGTTGTTTGCTTCATTAAAAGATGTTGAGAAAAAACATATTCTG